Part of the Desulfobacterales bacterium genome is shown below.
CCAGCTCTTCTTCAAGCTCCTCAGCTGCTGCTTTTGGTTGAAATTCAGACTGGAGCTCCTTGAGCCGATTTTTGAGCAATAGCTTCGTTGCCCTAAATGCCAAGATGACTCCAATAACGGCAAACATGAATAGCCCGGCATACCAGAACCCCTGCGGATAAATGAGCGGGGTCGCCCACGGTGTCGGGGCGGTGCTGTGATAGCTAAACGTGTCTCGAATAATCCCAAATCCCGTTGTTGCCAAAAGCAGTCCGAAAAGCGCAAGGGTTACAATTGCCACCCAGTTTAGAATCGCCTGTATTTTCCCCGGCAAACGGTAGTGAAAGATATCGATTCGCATGTGGTTTCGCCCGATTAAAGCCACACAGAAGGCCAGGCAGGATCCAACCGCCAAAACATAGCCGCCCAACTCATCCGCCCCCTGAAGAGATACGGAAAATACCTTGCGGCCAATGACTTCAACGCAGACCAGAATCGACAAGCCCAGGCATAAATAACCAAAAATACAACTTAAAACCTTTGAAATGATTTTCATGTTTTTTCGCCCTGGTTAGGCTTTGCTAAAAACCACTGGGCGCTTTGCATTCGTACTTATCATGCAAAGCGTCCAGTGATGTTATCATTTATTCCTTATTGAGCGCCGAGAATCGGCCCAATCGCTTCTTTCCATTTTTTAGCGGCATCGGGATAACTTTTTTCCGTGACCTTTACCCAGTTCGGGTAGGAAATCTTCATTACCGCTTCGGAGACCAGTTTGAGATCCGCTTCTGTAACCGTCACTTCTTTCATGTTGTACTTTGTAACCGTTTCGCAGGGTTCTTTCCCTACATTGCAGCGCAAGGCATCGTTAAATATTTCTTCAGAATAAACCCAGATATCATCGCACAGTTTGTCTATGGCAGCCTGGAGCTGTTTCTGCTGGCTGGCGGAAAGTTTTTTCCATGTGTCCATATTGATGGCATACCCATTAAACCCGACCTGGAAACCAATGGGCATGAAATACTCGGTGACTTCCGGCCAGCCGGCTGAGTTGGCCGAACTTGCTCCTGTAATCGCCGCATCCACAACGCCGCGTGCAAGCGCCTGTTGAACTTCCGAAAATCCGATGGGGACAGGAATTGCGCCTAAACTTTCGACAAACATTGCCAAGCTCTGGTCATATACGCGAACTTTCAACCCCTTAATATCCTTAAGGCCATTAATCGGTTTTTTGGAAAATAAAACCTGGGGCCCAAACGGCCATAACCCCAGCAGGCGTGCGTTAAATACTTCTCTTAAACGTGCATCAAAATGGGGCTTGTAGGCGTCATAAACTTTGCGGGCCATTTTATAATCGGGGTTTAGTCCCACCAGATCCTGACCCAGAAGAAACGGCTCATCCCTTGCAGCCTGTGCAGTGCGTATCGACACAATATCAAACAGGCCATTTTTCAATACCCGCAGGGTCTCTTCTGATTTAATTCCTGTCACATCGATAGGTTTGTAGTTGCTATCGATATCCAGGCCGGTATTTTTACTGAAATTTTCAAAAAAGGGTTGCTCTTTGTTTTTCTGAATGAGGCCTGTTGCCAAGGGCTGCCCCAATACGTTAAAGGTCATTTTTGCGTCGGCGGAATTAACACCAAAGCTTAGCCCGATCGCCAAAATGACGGCAACATAAAGAACTTTTTTGATTGCTCCCATCATGCTCCTCCTTATCCGATATGGTTTGCGGTTTAAGTGAGTATACTGTGTGGATTTAACCTTAGGTAGCGCGACAACGAATAAATTAAAATCACGATGACCAAGCGTCCTGATTGATCATAAGCCTCTTTATTTCAATTCCTGAATGCCACCCATACTCACATTTGAATGTCTATACCTTAATGGGAAAAAACCAAGAAATATATCGGGAGAAACCTGATATTTAGATTAAAAATCCTTATTTTTACATCGGGGTTAACCCTGATACGGATATTTGTCCGGATTATATATTTATTTGGTTACCGAAAGCATATGGTCTGGCGGCGAGTTTGCCGTTTAGGGCGGGAATAAGTTTCAGGAACGACTATGTTTCTATTCTGATAATCCCCTTTCGGATGGCATACTGGGTTAATTCGGCAGTGTTACGGATATTCAGCTTTTCAACAATATGCGCGCGATGGCTCTCGACGGTTTTGACACTGATATGGAGCAGTTCGGCGATTTCTCGATTCAGCTTTCCCTCAGCAATCAGCTGCAACACCTCTCTTTCCCGATCGGTTAATTTGCCGTAGGCCTCATCGCCGTCTTCACGGCTTGCCCCCCGGACATATGTTTCAATGACCCGCTTCGAAATGGATGGGCTTAAAAAGGACTCCCCCCGGCAAACAGCTTTTATCGCAGATATCAGTTCATTGGGCGCTGAGCGTTTAACCAGATATCCGGAAGCACCGGCTCTGAGCGTCTCGAAAATATATTCATCGTTATCATGCATCGTTAAAATTAAAATTCTTAACTTTGGAAACTTTTTTTTCAATTGGCGCGTCGCTTCCAGACCGTTTAGGCCTGGCATGCTGATATCCAATAAAACAACATCCGGCATGAGTTTTTCCACCTGTTTAATCGCCTCTCTGCCGTTTTCAGCCTCACCGATGACGTCAATATCATTTTCCCCATCCAAGAGTGAACAAAGTCCTTTTCGAACAATGGTATGATCATCGGCAATGATCACCTTGATTTTTTTCATTGTTTTTCTCCTAGCCGGATAGGCATTTCAACTGTAAGTTTGGTTCCTTGCCCGAGTGCGGATTCGATCTTAAATTCACCTTTCATCATAGCGACCCTTTCCCGGATTCCAAGCAGGCCTAGCCCTTTTCCCATAACCTGGTGATCAATCTCAACACCTTTACCATCATCTTGAATAAAAAGCCTGACCGTCTCATCATCGCAGGTCAATCGAATATGAATCTTTCGGGCATCGGCATGTTTTGCAACATTATTTAATGTTTCTTGAGCAATACGGTATATATGCGTTTTTACCTCTGGGTTTAAGACAGCCCCACAGTTTGAAGCTTCAAACGCTATCTTTATATTTAAACGTTTGGCGAATTGTCCGATATACCACCGCAACGCCGGTTCGAGTCCCAAATCGTCAAGGATAGAGGGACGTAAATTGTATGAAAGATCTCGAATCTGATCCGAAGCCTGATCTGCCATCTTGCGTGTTTCTATCAGTCGATCAACCAATGCCGTGTCCTTATGATCCGATATCATTTTTTCCACTACAGCCAGATTGATGCTTATCGCAGTTAACGCCTGGCCCA
Proteins encoded:
- a CDS encoding TRAP transporter small permease — translated: MKIISKVLSCIFGYLCLGLSILVCVEVIGRKVFSVSLQGADELGGYVLAVGSCLAFCVALIGRNHMRIDIFHYRLPGKIQAILNWVAIVTLALFGLLLATTGFGIIRDTFSYHSTAPTPWATPLIYPQGFWYAGLFMFAVIGVILAFRATKLLLKNRLKELQSEFQPKAAAEELEEELENAARR
- a CDS encoding TRAP transporter substrate-binding protein; the protein is MMGAIKKVLYVAVILAIGLSFGVNSADAKMTFNVLGQPLATGLIQKNKEQPFFENFSKNTGLDIDSNYKPIDVTGIKSEETLRVLKNGLFDIVSIRTAQAARDEPFLLGQDLVGLNPDYKMARKVYDAYKPHFDARLREVFNARLLGLWPFGPQVLFSKKPINGLKDIKGLKVRVYDQSLAMFVESLGAIPVPIGFSEVQQALARGVVDAAITGASSANSAGWPEVTEYFMPIGFQVGFNGYAINMDTWKKLSASQQKQLQAAIDKLCDDIWVYSEEIFNDALRCNVGKEPCETVTKYNMKEVTVTEADLKLVSEAVMKISYPNWVKVTEKSYPDAAKKWKEAIGPILGAQ
- a CDS encoding response regulator transcription factor, translating into MKKIKVIIADDHTIVRKGLCSLLDGENDIDVIGEAENGREAIKQVEKLMPDVVLLDISMPGLNGLEATRQLKKKFPKLRILILTMHDNDEYIFETLRAGASGYLVKRSAPNELISAIKAVCRGESFLSPSISKRVIETYVRGASREDGDEAYGKLTDREREVLQLIAEGKLNREIAELLHISVKTVESHRAHIVEKLNIRNTAELTQYAIRKGIIRIET